One Moorena sp. SIOASIH DNA segment encodes these proteins:
- a CDS encoding serine/threonine-protein kinase, translating into MIALIHKDPSLYYVVFTKSYSKRTGFNAYYTMLESGKVLQNRYYLQQQLNDNPVRQTWLAQDSKSDTQVVVKLLALGGPVQWDDLKLFEREAQVLKQLDHPRIPKYRDYFSLDESILWFGLVQEYIPGLSLKQQQSQGFRFSQQQVNTIAADILEILQYLHQLNPPVLHRDIKPSNLIWGEDEQVYLIDFGAVQAQPTTAGATFTVVGTYGYTPMEQFGGQAVPASDLYALGVTLIELLTGVAPAELPQENLRIQFRQLLGSTVEPGLVTWLEKITEPAVERRFSDAIQATEALYTNPVVPSNNTSPTGLPDTVVRIHKSAEQLIIDIPSHWEMIVMKPFKHALKQARGVLKGVFSYSLQRFKTLEKSRQHRILVGVGLGVVVAILLDLFKHLILQILVILLAIPVSLLPLAIPIFLVMWITSLNSEKDFSEAVRICFDNKKFEIIKASLSRKKWDRGENSQIKEVYITAYRDAQGRYHRGIAITTQVERPSPFGQKSQTYIFGEQLPEAELNWLVEEIRAWLDVKSSDSSPSPEG; encoded by the coding sequence TTGATTGCTCTTATTCACAAGGATCCTTCTTTATACTATGTTGTATTCACCAAAAGCTATAGTAAAAGAACTGGCTTCAACGCCTACTACACTATGCTAGAATCTGGGAAAGTCCTCCAAAATCGCTATTACCTCCAGCAGCAGCTGAATGACAATCCAGTGCGCCAGACTTGGCTAGCACAGGATTCGAAGTCTGACACGCAAGTCGTAGTCAAGCTTTTGGCTTTAGGTGGTCCCGTACAATGGGACGATTTGAAACTATTTGAGCGGGAAGCGCAAGTTCTCAAACAACTGGATCATCCTCGGATTCCCAAGTATCGGGATTATTTTTCCCTCGATGAGAGTATCCTATGGTTTGGACTGGTTCAGGAGTATATCCCCGGTCTATCCCTGAAACAGCAACAGTCTCAAGGGTTTAGATTCTCTCAGCAGCAGGTAAATACTATCGCAGCTGATATTTTAGAAATTCTTCAGTACTTACATCAGCTCAACCCCCCAGTCTTACACCGAGATATCAAGCCAAGCAATCTAATTTGGGGTGAGGACGAGCAGGTATATTTAATCGATTTTGGAGCAGTGCAGGCTCAACCAACTACTGCGGGTGCCACATTTACAGTGGTGGGAACCTATGGTTATACTCCCATGGAACAGTTTGGGGGTCAAGCTGTGCCTGCTTCTGATTTGTATGCCTTAGGGGTGACCTTGATTGAACTGCTGACTGGAGTGGCACCTGCTGAGTTACCTCAGGAAAATTTGCGGATTCAATTTCGTCAACTACTCGGTTCTACTGTTGAGCCTGGCTTGGTGACCTGGCTAGAGAAAATTACAGAACCAGCTGTGGAGCGTCGCTTCAGTGATGCTATACAAGCTACTGAAGCCCTATACACTAACCCAGTGGTTCCATCAAACAACACCTCCCCAACTGGTCTGCCAGATACTGTTGTCCGTATTCATAAATCAGCAGAACAACTAATCATTGATATCCCCTCCCACTGGGAAATGATAGTGATGAAACCCTTCAAACATGCCCTAAAACAAGCTAGAGGGGTGCTAAAGGGGGTATTTTCTTACTCACTACAGCGATTCAAGACCTTAGAAAAGTCTAGGCAACACCGGATATTAGTTGGTGTTGGGTTGGGAGTAGTTGTAGCAATTTTACTGGATTTATTTAAGCACCTTATTCTTCAAATATTAGTAATATTATTAGCAATTCCAGTATCATTACTGCCTTTAGCAATACCAATTTTTTTAGTGATGTGGATAACATCATTAAACTCAGAAAAAGACTTTTCTGAGGCAGTTCGTATTTGTTTTGATAACAAAAAATTTGAAATTATTAAGGCATCCTTGAGCCGCAAAAAATGGGATCGAGGAGAAAACTCACAAATTAAAGAAGTTTATATTACTGCCTATCGGGATGCACAAGGCAGATACCATCGGGGGATTGCGATCACTACTCAGGTAGAACGACCATCACCCTTTGGTCAAAAATCCCAAACCTACATCTTTGGCGAACAATTACCAGAAGCTGAATTGAATTGGTTAGTTGAAGAAATCCGAGCTTGGTTGGATGTCAAATCTAGTGATTCATCACCAAGTCCAGAAGGTTGA
- a CDS encoding acyl-CoA-binding protein yields the protein MLTQNQIQHFEEKGWLGPLDIFTSSEVESVKKCIETNSSLKEVEGQPMMMLYNNVLNLNTSRDLHLFHQPIAEMFKNNKIVRVLNQLGGDNLLLWNSNVFCKMPGEGEIKWHQVYDSYDPSAYDPQKPALLYPNTEDIINISVWIALDDATLENGCLHFANGTHKEKFGRVQVPAEQGMFAGIKNHKMVWQGRRKYSVVFDFDDNEWEVEAVPARMGQAIIFTERVMHSSPPNKSKEQRRLGINGRYVPPSVQVYPHRLKGDFIDENFHNIKKHFCILVSGQDDYGINVVRDSHDLDNIELEFQTMSNLVRFGHVQLPKGKKEIELETLYQQAMEGDCLDEEPDDLILQPRKYVQWQAWNQLKGMSCSEAMKQYSQIVAKLPVVGQKKELPLEEKIKAWLVAYIAKVFNIEADEVNSTLPFERYALGSADAANLVAELGAWLERDIPATALYSYPTIEFLAKHLVSSS from the coding sequence ATGCTCACACAAAACCAGATTCAACACTTTGAAGAAAAGGGATGGTTAGGCCCCCTGGATATATTTACAAGTTCAGAAGTAGAATCTGTAAAAAAATGTATAGAAACTAATAGTTCACTTAAAGAAGTAGAGGGTCAGCCGATGATGATGCTCTACAACAATGTCCTGAACCTTAACACATCTCGTGACCTTCATCTGTTTCATCAACCGATAGCCGAGATGTTTAAAAACAACAAAATTGTTCGGGTACTAAACCAGCTGGGTGGGGACAATTTACTATTGTGGAACAGTAATGTTTTTTGCAAAATGCCAGGGGAAGGAGAGATCAAATGGCATCAAGTTTATGATTCTTACGACCCCAGCGCCTATGATCCTCAAAAGCCAGCACTGCTTTACCCAAATACTGAAGATATTATAAATATATCAGTATGGATAGCCTTAGATGATGCTACTCTCGAAAATGGTTGTTTACATTTTGCAAATGGGACACACAAGGAAAAATTTGGGCGAGTGCAGGTACCTGCTGAGCAGGGGATGTTTGCGGGTATAAAAAACCATAAAATGGTTTGGCAAGGGCGGAGAAAATACTCAGTAGTGTTTGACTTCGATGACAATGAATGGGAAGTAGAAGCTGTACCAGCACGCATGGGGCAAGCTATTATTTTTACCGAAAGAGTTATGCATTCCTCTCCTCCCAATAAGTCCAAGGAACAACGCCGACTAGGTATTAATGGACGTTATGTTCCTCCCAGCGTACAGGTTTATCCACACCGTTTAAAAGGCGATTTCATCGACGAAAATTTTCATAATATCAAAAAGCATTTTTGTATCCTGGTATCAGGGCAAGATGATTATGGAATCAATGTCGTTCGTGATTCTCATGATCTAGACAATATAGAGTTAGAATTTCAGACCATGTCCAACTTAGTTCGCTTTGGTCATGTTCAACTACCTAAAGGCAAGAAAGAAATAGAGCTTGAGACTCTCTATCAACAAGCAATGGAAGGGGATTGTTTAGATGAGGAGCCAGATGATCTGATTCTGCAACCTAGAAAGTATGTTCAATGGCAAGCCTGGAATCAACTTAAAGGCATGAGTTGCAGTGAGGCGATGAAGCAATACAGTCAAATAGTAGCCAAACTGCCAGTAGTGGGTCAAAAAAAGGAGCTGCCTCTAGAAGAAAAAATTAAAGCTTGGTTAGTCGCTTACATCGCCAAAGTTTTCAACATTGAAGCAGATGAGGTGAATAGTACTCTTCCTTTTGAGCGCTATGCTCTAGGATCGGCTGATGCAGCAAATCTAGTTGCTGAGTTGGGAGCTTGGCTAGAACGAGATATTCCTGCTACTGCGCTTTATAGTTACCCAACTATAGAGTTTTTGGCTAAGCATTTAGTTTCGTCATCCTGA
- a CDS encoding type I polyketide synthase, protein MDPTAIIGIGCRFPSAGNPESFWDLLRHGVHTITEVPSNRWDVDALYDPDPATPGKMNTRWGAFLEQIDMFEPSFFGISPREAESMDPQHRLVLEVAWEALEHAGLAPNKLADSQTGVFIGIVASDYGRLVFNDHLNIDAYGGIGITPGIAANRLSYILNLHGPSLAIDTGCSSSLVALHFACQSLQSGESNLCLVGGVNLVLSPEYTLTFSQARMMASDGFCKTFDKDADGYVRGEGCGVIVLKRLCDALRDRDNILAVIKGSAVNHDGLSNGMTAPNGRSQQAVIRQALKNAGVAPAQISYVEAHGTGTSLGDPIEVESIKAVLGQGRSPFESCGIGSIKTNIGHLEAAAGIVGLIKTVLSLQHQQIPSHLHLKQLNPLIQLEGTPFFIPTECQPWSVATEPRLAGVSSFSFGGTNCHVILSEAPKQETRANDIERPAHILALSAKNQKALSELVERYEAHLKSNSSAKLADVCFTANTGRTHFDRRLFVTATSTTEMQKALRDLAEGEDTVPTGQICSPKRQKIAFLFTGQGSVYLNMGRQLYDTQPTFRNCLKRCEEILRPYLEEPLLSVLYPDIDLSSPTSGEVNQKLYNTAYTQPALFALEYALCQLWKSWGIEADAVIGHSVGEYVAACVAGVFSLEDGLKLIAMRGQLMQQLPPGGEMLSLLASESQVREVIAPYGDQVAIAALNGPSSIVISGKSEAIQEIYSSVSTQGIKAKFLQVSHAFHSPLMEPMLGKFEVAAWQISYNQPQIPLISNVTGQRIGDDTSTPEYWVNHIRKPVRFADGMQTLYQEGCQIFLEIGPQAILLGMGRQCLPEDTGVWLPSLRKDREDWQQLLESLGELYVRGLEVDWSGLDKDYIREKVVLPTYPFQRERYWTKATNFTNFVDKEEFRDWLYEVEWRPQASFGSQFPSEELLDPLTIKQKLQPLVSSLASVNNLDSYSQLVRQLETLSVEYVLQAFDKMGWSFKLGENFSTESLAQRLGVVPQYQQLLNLLLEMLAEVKILRYTENQWVTLQTPEKVNLQQKNQTLLAQFPSANAELTMLERCGSQLRAVLQGTIEPLQVVFPEGDLTIATQIYEQSPEAKFTNTLVQRAIATAIENLPPSRGVRLLEIGAGTGGTTSYILPHLNPEQTEYIFTDIGTLFTSKAQDKFKDYPFIHYQNLDIEKNPEIQGFEPHQYDVIVAANVIHATASLRKTLEHVRQLLRPGGMLVLLEITTPRRWVTLFAGMLDGWWNFRDFDLRPNQPLLSVSKWQKLLVESGFPKVVNLPNIQGTEEVISSQSVIIAQTATTPSLPPSEGWLIFADQQGIAQELANRLRTFGQVCNLVFPGKEYQQIASDEFTINPENSDDYLKLVTEVKANLPDFKGVFHLWSLDTPRAEELTLEDLKVASIQGCGTALYLVRALSEAKFQLSPHLWLVTRDAQPVVPIKDSGSGLAQSPLWGMGRVISLEHPELSVRMIDLDPNSALERSCAKLLAEIGDSNGENHIVFRDEQRYVPRLVHKNFIESQSLQFRSDVTYLITGGTGYLGLKFAQYMVEQGARQLALIGRKGLPEREHWTNLDQESHEWKQVQAIQLMEEKGASVTVYASDVTNQAQMSSIIKSIHTVQKPLRGIIHAAGLSDQHKLSQMTHQILESILSPKTVGTWVLHQLTKEINLDFFICFSSIGSVWGSLGHGHYDAANHFLNVLAYYRRSIGLPALSINWGSLGVGGMVSEESYVQWMKQIGLGELRPQQGFNALSFLLKTNAIQPLVTKVDWSTFKKYYEVRGLGKLFSDLMTLSTVDMTTPSIETIESQEYSILEKLQAASPSKIENILLNHFQNEIAKSLRTSASEISLQKPLNSMGLDSLMAVELRNMSLVKLGIDIPTVKFIEGLSIADIVTEVKEQLNEIDASQKVEGENHQQLYTEEADQIERVRGEL, encoded by the coding sequence ATGGATCCAACCGCGATTATAGGTATTGGTTGTCGTTTTCCAAGTGCTGGAAATCCAGAAAGCTTTTGGGATTTGCTGCGGCATGGGGTGCATACCATCACTGAAGTTCCGTCAAATCGATGGGATGTTGATGCCTTGTATGATCCAGATCCAGCTACACCAGGAAAAATGAACACCCGTTGGGGCGCTTTCCTCGAACAGATAGATATGTTTGAACCGAGTTTCTTCGGAATTTCTCCCCGAGAAGCAGAGTCAATGGATCCCCAGCATAGACTAGTCTTAGAGGTAGCCTGGGAAGCTCTGGAACATGCAGGACTGGCACCAAATAAGTTAGCTGACAGCCAAACAGGTGTGTTTATAGGAATCGTTGCTAGTGATTATGGCCGACTCGTGTTCAATGATCACCTTAATATAGATGCTTATGGCGGCATTGGCATCACGCCTGGTATTGCAGCGAATCGTCTCTCCTATATACTGAATTTGCACGGACCTAGCTTGGCGATAGACACAGGTTGCTCCTCATCGCTGGTAGCATTGCATTTTGCCTGTCAAAGCCTGCAAAGCGGTGAATCTAATTTGTGCTTGGTTGGAGGGGTGAATTTGGTTTTGTCCCCCGAATACACTCTCACTTTTTCTCAAGCTCGGATGATGGCGTCGGACGGTTTTTGTAAGACTTTTGACAAAGACGCCGATGGTTATGTACGAGGGGAAGGATGTGGTGTAATTGTCCTCAAACGCCTCTGTGATGCCCTCCGGGATAGAGACAATATTTTAGCAGTTATCAAAGGCTCGGCAGTTAACCATGATGGTCTCAGCAATGGAATGACTGCACCCAATGGGCGTTCGCAGCAGGCAGTTATCAGGCAAGCATTAAAAAATGCTGGTGTAGCGCCAGCCCAGATTAGTTATGTTGAAGCTCACGGTACTGGCACTTCCTTGGGAGACCCAATAGAAGTTGAATCCATAAAAGCAGTACTGGGTCAAGGGCGATCGCCTTTTGAGTCCTGTGGGATTGGTTCAATTAAGACCAATATCGGTCATTTGGAAGCTGCGGCGGGAATAGTTGGTCTAATTAAGACAGTTCTATCACTACAACATCAGCAAATACCATCCCACCTGCACCTAAAACAACTGAATCCCTTAATTCAGTTAGAAGGTACACCTTTTTTCATACCTACTGAGTGCCAACCTTGGTCTGTTGCTACAGAACCTCGCTTGGCTGGAGTCAGTTCCTTTAGCTTTGGTGGCACAAATTGCCATGTCATCTTGTCGGAAGCTCCCAAACAAGAAACCAGAGCTAATGACATTGAACGCCCTGCTCACATTCTTGCTCTCTCAGCCAAAAATCAGAAGGCTTTGAGTGAATTAGTAGAGCGCTATGAGGCTCATCTGAAATCAAACTCATCCGCAAAGCTGGCAGACGTTTGTTTCACTGCCAATACAGGAAGAACGCATTTTGATCGCCGCCTTTTTGTTACGGCAACATCTACAACAGAGATGCAAAAGGCTCTGCGCGATCTTGCGGAGGGCGAAGATACAGTGCCAACCGGTCAAATATGCAGTCCCAAGCGCCAGAAAATAGCGTTCTTATTTACTGGTCAAGGGTCTGTGTATCTGAATATGGGGCGTCAACTCTACGATACCCAACCGACATTTCGTAATTGCCTCAAACGCTGTGAAGAAATTTTGCGTCCCTATCTGGAAGAACCACTACTCTCTGTTCTCTATCCAGATATTGATTTGTCTTCTCCAACATCTGGCGAGGTAAACCAAAAGTTATACAACACAGCCTATACTCAACCTGCTTTATTCGCTCTGGAATATGCGCTATGCCAATTATGGAAATCTTGGGGCATAGAGGCGGATGCTGTCATCGGTCATAGTGTGGGGGAATATGTCGCTGCCTGTGTTGCTGGGGTTTTCAGCCTGGAAGACGGTCTCAAATTGATTGCAATGCGGGGACAATTAATGCAACAATTGCCTCCAGGTGGTGAGATGTTGTCCTTGCTAGCATCAGAATCTCAAGTGCGAGAAGTAATTGCTCCCTATGGCGATCAAGTTGCGATCGCAGCTCTCAATGGCCCCAGCAGTATAGTAATTTCTGGTAAAAGTGAAGCCATCCAGGAGATTTACAGCAGCGTGTCAACGCAAGGAATAAAAGCAAAATTTTTGCAAGTATCCCATGCTTTTCACTCTCCGCTGATGGAACCAATGCTAGGGAAGTTTGAGGTAGCCGCATGGCAAATCTCCTACAATCAGCCTCAGATTCCTCTAATTTCTAACGTTACTGGGCAACGAATAGGCGATGACACTAGCACTCCTGAGTATTGGGTGAATCATATACGAAAACCAGTGCGCTTTGCTGATGGTATGCAGACTTTATACCAGGAAGGCTGTCAAATTTTCTTGGAAATCGGCCCCCAGGCAATTTTGCTGGGAATGGGACGCCAATGCTTACCAGAGGACACGGGGGTTTGGTTGCCTTCTCTGCGCAAAGATCGCGAAGACTGGCAACAATTGCTAGAGAGCTTAGGGGAATTGTACGTAAGAGGTCTAGAGGTAGACTGGTCAGGCCTTGACAAAGATTATATCCGTGAGAAAGTAGTATTACCTACTTATCCTTTCCAAAGAGAACGGTATTGGACCAAAGCAACTAACTTTACTAACTTTGTAGATAAAGAAGAGTTCCGGGATTGGTTATACGAAGTAGAATGGCGACCTCAAGCTAGTTTTGGCAGCCAGTTTCCATCAGAGGAACTTCTAGACCCATTGACCATTAAGCAGAAACTACAACCTTTGGTGTCGTCTTTAGCCTCTGTTAATAACTTGGATAGCTACAGTCAACTTGTGAGACAATTAGAAACTTTGAGTGTGGAATATGTCTTGCAAGCCTTTGACAAAATGGGATGGTCATTTAAACTGGGGGAAAACTTCTCCACTGAATCCCTAGCCCAAAGATTAGGTGTAGTACCACAATATCAACAACTTCTCAACCTGTTGTTAGAAATGCTAGCAGAAGTAAAAATTCTGCGCTACACCGAAAATCAGTGGGTGACACTCCAAACTCCTGAAAAAGTCAATCTACAACAAAAAAATCAGACCTTACTTGCTCAATTCCCCAGCGCTAATGCAGAACTAACTATGTTAGAGCGTTGTGGTTCCCAATTGAGAGCAGTTTTGCAGGGAACTATAGAACCCCTGCAAGTTGTCTTCCCTGAAGGGGATTTAACTATAGCTACTCAAATATATGAACAGTCTCCTGAAGCAAAATTTACCAACACTTTAGTCCAGCGTGCGATCGCTACTGCCATAGAAAATTTACCTCCAAGCCGAGGGGTGCGATTATTAGAAATTGGAGCTGGTACAGGGGGAACTACTAGCTATATATTGCCTCATCTGAATCCAGAGCAAACAGAATATATCTTCACCGATATCGGTACCTTATTTACCAGCAAAGCACAGGATAAATTTAAGGATTACCCATTCATACACTATCAAAACTTAGACATTGAAAAAAATCCCGAAATTCAAGGGTTTGAACCCCATCAGTACGATGTGATAGTGGCAGCTAACGTAATCCATGCTACAGCCTCTTTGCGTAAAACTCTAGAGCATGTGAGGCAGTTGTTGAGACCTGGAGGGATGTTGGTGTTGTTAGAAATCACAACTCCCAGGCGGTGGGTAACTTTATTTGCTGGAATGTTAGACGGATGGTGGAATTTTAGGGATTTTGATTTACGACCTAATCAACCCCTACTAAGTGTATCAAAGTGGCAGAAATTGCTAGTCGAAAGCGGTTTTCCCAAAGTGGTAAACCTGCCCAATATTCAGGGAACAGAAGAGGTTATATCTTCCCAGAGTGTAATTATTGCTCAAACTGCAACTACTCCATCGTTGCCTCCCAGTGAGGGATGGTTAATTTTTGCAGACCAGCAAGGTATCGCTCAAGAGTTGGCAAATCGACTGCGGACCTTCGGACAAGTCTGTAATTTGGTGTTTCCAGGAAAGGAGTACCAACAGATAGCATCTGATGAGTTTACCATAAACCCGGAAAATTCTGATGACTACTTAAAACTGGTGACAGAGGTAAAAGCTAATCTGCCCGATTTTAAAGGAGTGTTCCATCTATGGAGCTTAGATACTCCAAGAGCAGAGGAACTAACACTAGAAGACCTGAAAGTAGCTTCAATACAGGGATGTGGAACTGCCTTATATTTGGTTCGAGCCTTGAGCGAGGCAAAATTTCAGCTTTCGCCTCATCTGTGGCTTGTGACCAGAGATGCACAGCCTGTTGTTCCCATCAAGGATTCGGGATCGGGATTAGCACAATCACCTTTATGGGGAATGGGTAGAGTTATCTCTCTAGAACATCCTGAATTGTCGGTACGAATGATAGATTTAGACCCTAATTCAGCATTGGAACGTTCCTGTGCCAAACTTTTAGCAGAAATTGGGGATTCAAATGGTGAAAACCATATTGTCTTTCGAGATGAACAGCGTTACGTCCCACGCCTAGTGCATAAGAACTTCATAGAATCTCAAAGTCTACAGTTCCGGTCGGATGTTACTTACTTGATTACTGGTGGTACTGGTTACTTGGGGCTGAAGTTCGCCCAATATATGGTAGAGCAAGGAGCTCGCCAGCTAGCATTAATCGGACGCAAAGGCCTTCCCGAACGGGAACATTGGACCAACCTTGACCAAGAGAGTCATGAATGGAAACAGGTTCAAGCTATTCAACTCATGGAAGAGAAGGGAGCTAGCGTAACAGTGTACGCATCTGATGTTACCAACCAAGCTCAAATGTCCTCAATTATTAAGTCGATCCATACTGTTCAAAAACCACTGCGGGGTATTATTCATGCTGCTGGTTTAAGTGACCAACACAAATTAAGTCAGATGACTCATCAAATACTTGAATCGATACTTAGCCCGAAGACAGTTGGAACGTGGGTTCTTCATCAACTAACCAAAGAGATAAATCTAGACTTCTTTATCTGCTTTTCTTCGATTGGGTCAGTATGGGGTTCCCTAGGTCACGGACATTATGATGCAGCTAACCACTTTCTTAATGTTTTAGCTTATTATCGTCGTTCGATCGGGCTCCCAGCATTAAGTATAAATTGGGGAAGTCTCGGTGTTGGGGGTATGGTTTCTGAGGAAAGTTATGTACAATGGATGAAGCAGATTGGCTTAGGAGAATTACGACCACAGCAAGGATTTAATGCCTTAAGTTTTCTTTTAAAAACCAATGCTATCCAACCACTAGTGACAAAAGTAGATTGGTCTACATTTAAGAAATATTATGAAGTAAGGGGATTAGGAAAGCTATTTAGTGACCTGATGACTCTCTCTACTGTGGATATGACAACCCCTTCAATAGAAACAATAGAGAGTCAAGAGTATAGCATCTTAGAAAAATTACAAGCAGCTTCACCAAGTAAAATAGAAAACATTTTATTGAATCATTTTCAAAATGAAATTGCGAAATCGTTACGGACAAGCGCTTCAGAAATAAGCTTACAAAAACCTTTAAATAGCATGGGACTTGATTCCCTAATGGCTGTAGAATTGCGAAATATGAGTCTAGTGAAGCTAGGGATAGATATTCCTACTGTCAAATTTATAGAAGGGCTTAGTATTGCCGATATAGTAACTGAGGTAAAAGAGCAACTGAACGAGATTGACGCTAGTCAAAAAGTTGAGGGGGAAAATCACCAACAACTTTACACAGAAGAAGCAGACCAGATAGAACGAGTAAGGGGTGAATTATGA
- a CDS encoding fatty acyl-AMP ligase yields the protein MNTKKKFTSLIDLLCYRGTNEPKQKAYTFISNGKTETASLTYGELEKRSRAIAAQLQEMGVTRGERALLLYSQPLDFICAFFGCLYAGVIAIPAPPPDAIRLKRTLPRLQACVKDAQVSLVLTTSQISSQFPSEWQKDFGYNNMLLWLFTEEISEQLANQWQELKINLDAIAYLQYTSGSTSTPKGVIVTHNNVMHHSAYIKQAWNYTSDSIAATWMPYFHDYGLIDGLIQPIYSGITCYLMSPLTFVRRPTCWLEVISKYKVTHSQSPNFGYDYCVRQVRSEQLTNLDLRSWKTASNGAEPIRKDTIEKFIKTFEPCGFRATAFFPAYGLAEATLLVATKSHNDVPEIASIAASALEKNQIVECDGNQKGSRYVVSCGFPICGIKVIIVNLNTLTRCASDEVGEIWVSDLSVAQGYWNRPEETKHTFEAYLADTGEGPFLRTGDLGFIKNGQLFVTGRLKDVIIIRGQNHYPQDIEFTVEQSHPALRKNSEAAFGVEVDGEEKLVVVQEVERSWLRKLDFDEVNGDIRQALMEQHELQVYAIALIQPGSIPKTSSGKIMRQACRIKFLEGTLEVINSGGGNPEHLRRLTVMSVMRATPKNGAHLG from the coding sequence ATGAATACTAAGAAAAAATTTACCTCTTTGATAGACCTGCTATGTTATAGAGGAACAAATGAACCGAAGCAAAAAGCCTATACCTTTATTTCTAATGGAAAAACAGAGACAGCCAGCTTGACTTATGGAGAATTGGAAAAGCGGTCACGAGCAATCGCAGCTCAGCTTCAGGAGATGGGGGTAACCAGGGGGGAACGAGCATTGCTGCTCTATTCACAGCCTCTAGATTTCATTTGTGCTTTCTTTGGATGTTTATATGCAGGAGTCATTGCTATTCCGGCTCCTCCACCTGATGCAATTCGATTGAAGCGAACTCTGCCTCGACTTCAAGCTTGTGTTAAGGATGCCCAAGTTTCTCTAGTGCTGACTACATCTCAAATTTCTTCTCAGTTCCCAAGTGAATGGCAAAAAGACTTTGGGTATAATAACATGTTGTTATGGTTGTTTACTGAGGAGATATCAGAGCAACTAGCAAACCAATGGCAAGAATTAAAAATTAATCTAGATGCCATAGCTTATTTACAATATACTTCTGGGTCTACATCTACACCGAAAGGAGTAATAGTGACCCATAACAATGTAATGCACCATTCTGCCTATATCAAGCAAGCATGGAACTACACTTCAGATAGTATTGCTGCCACTTGGATGCCTTACTTCCATGATTATGGTTTGATTGATGGACTTATACAGCCTATTTATTCTGGTATTACTTGTTACCTAATGTCACCATTGACATTTGTTAGAAGACCGACCTGCTGGCTAGAGGTTATTTCTAAGTATAAGGTAACCCATAGCCAAAGTCCAAACTTTGGCTATGACTACTGTGTTCGTCAAGTTAGATCAGAACAATTAACTAATTTAGATCTTAGGAGTTGGAAAACAGCTAGTAATGGAGCAGAGCCAATTCGTAAAGACACTATAGAAAAATTTATTAAAACATTTGAACCTTGTGGGTTCCGTGCCACAGCTTTTTTTCCAGCTTATGGTCTTGCAGAAGCAACTTTGTTAGTTGCTACCAAGTCTCATAATGATGTGCCTGAAATTGCCTCAATTGCTGCATCAGCACTAGAGAAAAATCAGATTGTTGAGTGCGATGGAAATCAAAAGGGAAGTCGATATGTGGTTAGTTGTGGTTTCCCGATTTGTGGAATAAAAGTAATTATCGTCAATCTCAATACTTTAACTAGGTGTGCGTCAGATGAAGTTGGCGAAATTTGGGTATCAGATTTAAGTGTTGCTCAAGGTTATTGGAATAGACCAGAAGAAACAAAGCATACATTTGAGGCATATCTAGCAGATACTGGTGAAGGTCCATTTCTACGTACTGGTGACTTGGGGTTCATCAAGAATGGTCAGCTATTTGTCACTGGGCGCTTGAAGGATGTAATCATCATTCGAGGTCAAAATCATTATCCTCAGGATATTGAATTTACGGTTGAACAGAGCCACCCAGCACTGCGTAAAAATTCTGAGGCAGCATTTGGGGTTGAGGTAGATGGCGAAGAGAAATTAGTCGTTGTTCAGGAGGTGGAGCGAAGTTGGCTGCGAAAACTGGATTTCGATGAAGTAAATGGAGATATTCGTCAGGCGTTGATGGAGCAACACGAACTACAGGTTTATGCAATAGCATTGATCCAACCAGGTAGCATTCCTAAAACTTCAAGTGGCAAGATAATGCGTCAAGCTTGTCGGATTAAGTTTCTAGAGGGAACTTTGGAAGTTATAAATTCAGGTGGTGGTAATCCAGAACACTTAAGAAGACTAACTGTTATGAGTGTTATGAGGGCAACTCCAAAAAATGGGGCGCATCTGGGGTAG